From the Argopecten irradians isolate NY chromosome 13, Ai_NY, whole genome shotgun sequence genome, one window contains:
- the LOC138306035 gene encoding uncharacterized protein: protein MNTKLATGMLHTGIGATQVNSILTSLNIPAVSHAMLDRRQRETGSALEVLAKESAEEWREQEKRLTSEITGEDSIEVSVDAGWQKRGSGRSYDSLSGHCSMIGKYTGKITDYQIRSKTCRVCSNATSKNLSIPDHDYRQNWDGSAKAMEQDMIIEMVTNCHNKGFSTKSIIADDDSTTIVRLRRHVNVNIRKVSDKNHVKKNQQNPVQPAEEQQQSIYHYH from the exons ATGAATACAAAATTAGCAACAG GTATGTTGCATACTGGCATTGGTGCAACTCAGGTGAATAGTATCCTGACATCCTTAAATATCCCAGCTGTAAGTCATGCCATGCTTGATCGGAGACAAAGAGAAACTGGGTCAGCTTTGGAAGTACTAGCAAAAGAGTCAGCAGAGGAATGGAGGGAGCAGGAAAAGAGATTGACATCAGA AATTACAGGAGAGGACAGCATAGAAGTTTCAGTAGATGCAGGTTGGCAGAAAAGGGGAAGTGGGAGATCATATGACAGCTTGTCTG GACATTGTTCCATGATCGGGAAATATACTGGCAAGATCACAGACTACCAAATTCGCTCAAAGACGTGTAGAGTTTGTAGCAATGCTACCAGCAAAAACCTTTCAATCCCGGACCATGACTACAGGCAAAACTGGGACGGGTCTGCTAAAGCAATGGAGCAAGATATGATTATAGAAATGGTCACTAATTGTCATAATAAAGGCTTTAGCACAAAATCAATCATCGCAGACGATGATTCTACAACGATTGTCAGATTGAGAAGACATGTTAATGTTAATATAAGAAAAGTTTCAGATAAAAACCATGTGAAAAAAAACCAGCAAAACCCTGTACAACCTGCAGAAGAACAACAACAATCTATCTACCActatcattaa